A single genomic interval of Telopea speciosissima isolate NSW1024214 ecotype Mountain lineage unplaced genomic scaffold, Tspe_v1 Tspe_v1.0328, whole genome shotgun sequence harbors:
- the LOC122647977 gene encoding uncharacterized protein LOC122647977, translating into MENNAKLAVLIETKVKMENCAAVFDPFIPNWRYFHNGEGGSTARIWVGWDATIFEVEEMQNSNQFIHMKVRTLGSSLSFMCTAVYASNSVEERRDLWRDVIDFGSNISSPWIAMGNFNIVSQQSEKLGGDLVRQETVDEFNSFIFDTGLIDLKWKGEQCTWNNRQGGSSRVCCKLDRVMVNLNWLDILRSLEATFLPPGLSNHSPAVVSIFDGVNFGPKPFRFFEAWIGREGFDEVVIKGWDCPVNLKLNPILRFAAPLKNVKAELKNWNKCSVGDVFLAVKNASLELAHIQLSLAAQPNDPSLVPLETAAKKKLWEALVIEEKFLKEKSRVKNIQLGDGNNGFFHKSMVCRQNRNHILEVHNAENEVIKEPNLIKKEAVSFYMNLFGVEVEDVGYFPGSIPLRHGLDLVQQNSLIGQVSNKEIRDVLFSMKNSKAPGPDGFWSNLFQACLGGCW; encoded by the coding sequence ATGGAGAATAATGCAAAATTGGCTGTTCTGATTGAGACAAAGGTGAAAATGGAGAATTGTGCTGCTGTTTTTGACCCCTTTATTCCAAATTGGAGATATTTTCATAATGGGGAAGGTGGTTCTACAGCTCGGATTTGGGTGGGTTGGGATGCTACTATTTTTGAGGTGGAGGAGATGCAAAATTCTAACCAATTCATCCATATGAAGGTTCGTACTTTggggtcttctctttcttttatgtgCACAGCTGTCTATGCTTCTAATTcggtggaagagaggagggaCCTTTGGAGGGATGTTATTGATTTTGGTTCTAATATTTCTAGTCCTTGGATTGCTATGGGGAACTTTAATATTGTTAGTCAGCAGAGTGAAAAGCTTGGGGGGGATCTTGTTCGTCAGGAGACTGTTGATGAGTTTAACTCCTTTATTTTTGACACAGGTCTTATTGATTTAAAATGGAAGGGAGAGCAGTGTACCTGGAATAACAGGCAGGGGGGCAGCTCCAGGGTTTGCTGCAAGTTGGATAGGGTTATGGTTAATTTGAACTGGTTGGATATTCTCAGATCTTTGGAAGCTACTTTTCTTCCACCTGGGCTTTCGAATCACTCTCCAGCTGTGGTCTCCATTTTTGATGGGGTCAACTTTGGCCCTAAACCATTTCggttttttgaagcttggatAGGTAGAGAGGGGTTCGATGAAGTAGTTATTAAAGGATGGGACTGCCCGGTAAACTTGAAACTCAATCCCATTCTTAGGTTTGCTGCCCCCCTTAAAAATGTTAAGGCAGAGCTTAAGAATTGGAATAAATGCAGTGTGGGAGATGTCTTTCTCGCTGTGAAGAATGCTTCCTTGGAATTAGCTCATATCCAGCTCAGCCTTGCTGCCCAGCCGAATGACCCTAGTTTGGTCCCGCTTGAAACTGCAGCTAAGAAGAAGTTATGGGAGGCTCTTGTCATTGAAGAAAAGTTTCTTAAGGAAAAGTCTAGAGTTAAAAATATTCAgctgggggatggtaataatggATTTTTTCATAAATCCATGGTTTGTAGGCAGAACAGGAATCACATCTTGGAGGTGCATAATGCTGAGAATGAGGTCATCAAGGAGCCAAATCTGATAAAAAAGGAGGCGGTGTCCTTCTATATGAACTTGTTTGGTGTGGAGGTGGAGGATGTGGGATATTTTCCTGGTTCGATCCCTTTGAGACATGGCCTAGATCTTGTGCAACAGAATAGTCTTATTGGGCAGGTTTCTAATAAGGAGATTAGAGATGTGTTGTTTTCTATGAAGAATTCTAAGGCTCCTGGACCGGATGGATTTTGGAGCAACCTTTTTCAAGCATGCTTGGGAGGTTGTTGGTGA